In a single window of the Dysgonomonas mossii genome:
- a CDS encoding tape measure protein codes for MKKLSFSIAINLLTEQFKKGTDSVKGYLRSIQMQIITFAAALGLGGAGLMGLISRLKDVARETSRALTSLRNVSASTSQYADNLRFLNNLAKQYGIEINTLVSNYAKFKAAGDSVGMSLLNQRKIFESVSRASVAYGMSAEDTNLTFLAITQMMSKGKISSEELRRQLGERLPIAMAAMAKAAGVPINKLDDLLKKGKLLSADVLPKFADALNEMIPNVNTDNIETSLNRLSNVFNKFTAATGFGEKYKVAIDGLSGLVEKATNNIRNIIVGIVAAIVFVVMAGLTKIWQGYQLTGDQIIASSQAANAKMAAATAARVEAEIALEKAKSAAFFATDKQRLQASKDVAKAETTLRSRVAAEAKAIEAAKLADAKASAIKTSGFWATTGAMIKGTFQKVGAALKSMWNAYAPAIVISAIVAIIGYFKNMYDEANRIKNIFHEYKKEAESVGNTQEVKMLQAQLAIMNDKTRSQKEINAAQATLQKMLGKEKLSQEDINKEVAKRIELLKEAARADYFANKAVEVENKIQGKASDVGISDEELTILARYKGSSTKNGQENYWERLNKAAGITSKNVTFDQVGRRKKIMEAVNETVEDLKVLDDANKRLENAATRGNELTTTTPTGNPDSKTADKIAEAKRKLDEADRQRQIDKIAFDNEMAQRSIDNKEDGFIKEFAQLAQNHEKEIQEIKDFEKNKEKAQREEIKNKYIVKNGNAKPSEFDPYFSTLQKNGFKDKNGVSVLPEGLRPEDIANQVKQLTDAADAAYTAGERKLNRDLVTFRDEERLRFASDLDKQLYEVSKYYAERRRIALENKKDITLINENEEKETRAVVLQSLGKQLEFEMQYNQKAMDLVNDRYAFESDKRIASIKQQIADQQKIVDKDQKLANLLPGNEELANNLKESKLQLALFNKELDRTKTQKFAELANTAAEIASELRGALGDFGVKLSDDTNKALDGFESILKGAGDLAEGIATKNPAKIISGAIEQTKGYFNAISGIMGSADYSGYDKLKAKYENLLEIWNELIDKKRQYLTQSTANEVNRVEKETLSLINKQADAIKKLAQARLDAGKSAGSHSLWYRMWKGSYKFDGKNWQDVAGSISKELGVSFKGMGDMLNMSADQLQWIKGNYSGLWAVMDGDFRGYLEQLITYGDQAKEVIAQANEVATGVSFDSLKDSFLNTLSDMDSNAKDFADDFAGYLQKAILKAQLDDIINNDLKDWYSSFAKYSKSDGIDTKEYDILKKEWDQIVNNALSERDKLKDLFGWQSGSFSQDSSRGSYESITQDQAGAIDGRLTGLLEVGLDLKGLGERMESLLSGISLKTSNTFVQNASINAELVKQTELLNEINQTQRGSYFFLEELKDGISKLNGVTADKLSSIEKNTKELKRN; via the coding sequence ATGAAAAAGTTGTCATTTAGCATAGCGATAAATTTACTAACCGAGCAATTTAAAAAAGGTACAGACTCGGTAAAAGGCTATCTCCGATCTATACAGATGCAGATAATAACGTTTGCAGCTGCTTTAGGTCTTGGAGGTGCGGGGTTGATGGGTTTGATATCCCGCCTGAAAGATGTAGCCAGGGAGACAAGCCGGGCGTTAACATCATTGCGAAACGTATCTGCTAGCACAAGCCAATATGCTGACAATCTAAGATTCTTAAATAACCTTGCTAAGCAATACGGTATCGAGATAAATACACTCGTATCGAACTATGCAAAATTTAAGGCCGCCGGAGACTCAGTTGGGATGTCTCTTTTAAATCAAAGAAAAATATTTGAATCGGTATCTAGGGCCTCTGTAGCATACGGGATGAGTGCAGAGGATACAAATCTAACATTCTTAGCCATTACCCAGATGATGAGTAAGGGCAAGATATCATCTGAGGAGTTAAGACGACAGCTAGGTGAACGACTACCTATAGCAATGGCAGCAATGGCAAAGGCGGCGGGCGTTCCTATCAACAAGCTTGACGACCTATTGAAAAAAGGGAAGTTGTTAAGTGCCGATGTGCTGCCTAAGTTTGCCGATGCCCTTAATGAAATGATCCCGAATGTAAATACAGATAACATCGAGACATCATTGAATAGATTAAGTAATGTCTTCAATAAATTCACAGCGGCTACAGGTTTCGGGGAAAAATACAAAGTAGCAATCGATGGTCTTTCGGGCCTTGTAGAGAAAGCGACTAATAATATAAGAAATATAATTGTAGGGATAGTTGCAGCAATTGTATTTGTTGTCATGGCGGGGTTAACCAAAATATGGCAGGGATATCAGCTAACGGGCGATCAGATAATAGCAAGCTCACAGGCGGCAAATGCGAAAATGGCAGCCGCAACGGCAGCCAGAGTAGAGGCTGAGATAGCACTTGAAAAAGCAAAGTCGGCCGCATTCTTTGCAACCGACAAACAGAGGTTACAGGCATCGAAGGACGTCGCAAAAGCGGAAACTACACTAAGATCGAGAGTAGCAGCTGAGGCAAAGGCAATAGAGGCAGCTAAACTTGCGGATGCAAAAGCATCTGCAATCAAGACAAGTGGTTTTTGGGCAACTACCGGAGCGATGATTAAAGGTACTTTCCAAAAGGTAGGTGCTGCCCTAAAATCAATGTGGAATGCTTATGCTCCGGCAATTGTAATATCTGCAATTGTTGCGATTATTGGGTATTTTAAAAACATGTATGACGAGGCTAATCGAATAAAAAATATATTCCATGAGTACAAAAAAGAAGCTGAAAGTGTCGGGAATACGCAGGAAGTGAAAATGCTTCAAGCGCAGTTGGCTATAATGAATGACAAAACAAGAAGCCAAAAAGAAATAAATGCAGCTCAAGCGACATTACAAAAAATGCTGGGAAAAGAAAAACTTTCCCAAGAAGATATAAACAAAGAGGTTGCCAAACGGATAGAATTACTCAAAGAAGCTGCACGTGCAGACTATTTTGCAAATAAGGCGGTTGAGGTAGAAAATAAGATACAAGGTAAAGCTAGTGATGTGGGAATATCTGATGAAGAATTAACCATTCTTGCTAGATACAAAGGTTCTTCTACTAAAAACGGTCAAGAAAATTATTGGGAACGTTTAAACAAAGCAGCTGGAATTACTAGTAAAAATGTAACGTTTGACCAAGTAGGCAGACGAAAAAAAATAATGGAAGCGGTGAATGAAACCGTAGAAGATTTAAAAGTTCTTGATGATGCAAATAAAAGACTCGAAAACGCTGCAACCAGAGGTAATGAACTAACCACTACTACCCCCACAGGTAATCCTGACAGCAAAACTGCCGATAAGATAGCAGAAGCCAAGCGTAAACTCGATGAGGCTGATCGACAACGCCAGATAGATAAAATAGCATTCGATAACGAGATGGCTCAAAGATCTATCGATAATAAAGAGGATGGGTTTATAAAAGAGTTTGCTCAGCTGGCGCAAAACCATGAAAAAGAAATTCAAGAGATAAAGGATTTTGAGAAGAATAAGGAGAAGGCCCAGCGAGAAGAGATTAAAAATAAATATATAGTTAAGAATGGAAATGCCAAACCAAGCGAGTTCGATCCATACTTCTCTACTCTACAAAAAAATGGGTTTAAGGATAAAAACGGTGTATCTGTTTTGCCGGAAGGGTTACGCCCTGAAGATATCGCCAATCAGGTAAAACAACTGACAGATGCAGCCGACGCCGCATATACAGCCGGAGAAAGAAAATTAAACAGAGATTTAGTGACATTCAGGGATGAGGAAAGGTTACGTTTTGCTTCTGATTTGGATAAGCAACTCTATGAAGTTAGTAAATATTATGCGGAGCGTCGCCGTATTGCCTTAGAGAATAAGAAGGATATAACCCTGATTAATGAAAATGAGGAGAAAGAGACAAGAGCAGTAGTATTGCAATCGTTAGGAAAACAGCTTGAATTTGAGATGCAATATAACCAGAAAGCGATGGATCTGGTTAATGATCGGTACGCTTTTGAGTCTGATAAAAGAATAGCCTCCATTAAACAGCAGATAGCCGATCAACAAAAAATAGTAGATAAAGACCAAAAACTTGCAAATCTACTTCCTGGTAATGAGGAACTAGCTAATAATCTGAAAGAATCTAAGTTACAACTTGCTTTATTTAATAAAGAACTCGATCGTACAAAAACGCAAAAGTTTGCAGAGCTCGCAAATACGGCTGCTGAGATTGCATCAGAATTGAGGGGCGCATTAGGTGACTTTGGTGTAAAACTATCAGATGATACAAATAAAGCTCTCGATGGGTTTGAATCGATATTAAAAGGTGCGGGAGATTTAGCTGAAGGGATAGCCACAAAAAACCCTGCTAAGATAATATCAGGAGCCATAGAGCAGACAAAAGGGTATTTTAATGCCATATCCGGAATAATGGGATCGGCGGACTATTCAGGGTATGACAAGTTGAAAGCCAAATATGAGAACCTGTTGGAGATATGGAACGAGCTCATAGATAAAAAAAGACAATACCTTACACAATCTACAGCGAATGAGGTTAACAGGGTAGAGAAAGAGACGTTAAGCTTGATAAATAAACAGGCCGATGCCATCAAAAAACTAGCTCAAGCCAGACTTGATGCGGGTAAAAGTGCGGGAAGTCACTCCCTCTGGTATCGGATGTGGAAGGGTTCGTATAAGTTTGATGGAAAAAACTGGCAGGATGTAGCCGGGAGTATATCCAAAGAGCTAGGCGTATCATTCAAAGGTATGGGTGATATGTTGAACATGTCAGCTGACCAACTGCAATGGATTAAAGGAAATTACTCCGGGCTTTGGGCTGTCATGGATGGCGATTTCAGAGGTTATCTTGAACAGCTAATCACATACGGAGATCAGGCGAAAGAAGTTATAGCACAAGCTAACGAGGTGGCTACGGGAGTATCGTTTGACAGTCTAAAAGATTCCTTCTTAAACACATTATCCGATATGGATAGTAACGCAAAGGATTTTGCAGACGATTTTGCGGGATATCTACAAAAGGCAATATTAAAAGCTCAATTGGATGATATTATTAATAATGATTTAAAGGATTGGTATTCTTCTTTTGCGAAATACAGTAAGAGTGATGGAATAGACACTAAAGAATATGATATATTAAAGAAAGAATGGGATCAAATAGTAAATAATGCCCTATCGGAAAGGGACAAATTAAAAGATTTATTCGGATGGCAATCCGGT
- a CDS encoding DUF3168 domain-containing protein, with translation MGPAESKFKATTIMRSLLLEDDRITEMLSDKIFPLVAEDNTEGDFVIYRRDEYSREYDKMSISSQICRVFFNVISEDYDRSQHLAFLLDDRLSGYWEDHELNIKLVDSEEEFEAGKYIQVLLFEIE, from the coding sequence ATGGGGCCGGCTGAAAGTAAATTTAAAGCAACGACTATCATGCGATCTCTATTGCTTGAAGATGATAGAATCACAGAAATGCTCTCTGATAAAATATTCCCTTTGGTAGCTGAGGATAACACGGAGGGAGATTTCGTAATATATAGAAGAGACGAATACTCAAGAGAATATGATAAGATGTCTATTTCTTCTCAGATATGTAGAGTTTTCTTCAATGTAATATCAGAGGACTATGACAGATCGCAACATCTTGCATTTCTATTAGATGATAGACTGTCGGGCTATTGGGAAGATCACGAACTAAATATAAAACTAGTAGACTCAGAAGAGGAGTTTGAAGCGGGAAAATATATACAAGTATTACTTTTTGAAATTGAATAA
- a CDS encoding HK97 gp10 family phage protein: MIEVKVIDREAITYLVNGLEDFEKDKAIKDGLKAGGNVIQSGGKRRLRSAMKKPGGVTGNLLRSFHVRPKRFKLGVLVGFRRSNKNMVIGGGNHAHLVDMGTGKRYWKTRGRKYVGVMPANRFWSDTESQDGNQAINEVYSGVERAVDKIKNRR, encoded by the coding sequence ATGATTGAAGTAAAAGTAATAGATAGGGAAGCTATCACGTATCTGGTTAATGGCCTGGAAGACTTTGAGAAGGATAAGGCCATTAAAGACGGCTTAAAAGCGGGTGGTAACGTAATACAGTCGGGTGGGAAAAGACGGCTTAGATCGGCAATGAAAAAGCCCGGAGGTGTAACCGGTAATCTACTGAGAAGTTTCCATGTGAGACCGAAACGATTTAAACTTGGAGTATTAGTCGGATTTCGGAGGAGCAATAAGAACATGGTTATAGGAGGGGGCAATCATGCACATCTTGTGGATATGGGTACAGGTAAACGATACTGGAAGACAAGAGGGCGAAAATATGTAGGGGTAATGCCTGCAAATAGATTCTGGAGTGATACGGAATCACAAGACGGAAATCAGGCTATTAACGAAGTGTATTCAGGAGTCGAGAGAGCAGTTGATAAAATAAAAAATAGAAGATAA
- a CDS encoding phage head closure protein produces the protein MRAGLLRDILEFQECENIKSPSGAVSKGNWVKKLTARASKRRLTAIVDKDGVNASEKFIGNILVFQVRYNPKINTKQRVIYNGEKYSIQLLDRPVYDLNTYFITLRKIND, from the coding sequence ATGAGAGCGGGATTATTACGGGATATACTGGAGTTTCAGGAATGTGAAAACATAAAGTCTCCATCGGGTGCTGTCAGTAAAGGTAATTGGGTGAAAAAACTGACAGCGAGAGCATCAAAAAGGCGTCTAACGGCCATTGTAGACAAAGATGGAGTGAACGCATCCGAAAAATTTATAGGTAACATTCTTGTCTTTCAGGTAAGGTATAACCCGAAAATAAACACCAAACAACGTGTAATATATAACGGCGAAAAGTACTCGATACAGCTACTTGACAGACCTGTATATGATCTAAATACATATTTCATCACTTTAAGAAAGATAAATGATTGA
- a CDS encoding head-tail connector protein produces the protein MSYIDLKTAKKHLIIEDDFTDDDEYIAMLIEVAEKTVSEEICEDLKDLEDEGGKIPPPLLYAICLQIGDYYAHRETINFGPSMNLIPVYKRLIGLYRNYSK, from the coding sequence ATGTCGTATATAGACCTTAAAACCGCAAAAAAGCATCTGATAATTGAAGACGACTTTACAGATGATGATGAGTATATCGCTATGCTTATCGAAGTTGCCGAAAAAACAGTATCGGAAGAAATTTGCGAGGACTTAAAGGATTTAGAAGACGAGGGAGGTAAAATCCCCCCTCCTCTTCTCTATGCGATATGTTTACAAATAGGCGATTATTATGCGCATAGGGAAACGATAAACTTCGGCCCATCGATGAATCTGATACCTGTTTACAAACGTCTTATAGGATTATACAGAAATTACTCAAAATGA
- a CDS encoding phage major capsid protein produces the protein MGKEKSTTDLKDERSGLITRGKSLVAQAKAESRGFTDVEQREYNEIQMDIRSIDMDLREKELENRAAGTPHEQPTNEKFSLRRAILAQVDKTEQRGSEASVMEEAKSLHCRAGLQTPRGIIVPLEMRAAYTAGTESPKRVVVDNEQQELLLPLESNLVLAQAGVRMLTGLVGDISWPSHSGVNVYWEGENDEAQDGAGTFSAGTVFKPNRLTAVVDISKQLLIQENRSIEGIVRSLLAQALAQKVEATALSKAAATANVPNGLFQGDVQSLGAMSWPNVVQLETEADLKNALFGNLAYILHPSLVGAAKTKVKDTSGAGGFIFGNEGVGMLNGYRALRTNNMPKELGDNEDEFGAVFGNWAHFFLGQWGALDIITDPYTQAGKAMVRIIVNSYWNMGKIRGESFSVASMK, from the coding sequence ATGGGTAAAGAAAAGAGTACAACCGATTTAAAAGACGAAAGATCAGGTCTAATAACAAGAGGTAAATCACTTGTTGCACAAGCAAAAGCAGAATCTAGAGGATTTACAGATGTAGAGCAAAGAGAATATAACGAGATCCAAATGGATATTCGTTCTATCGACATGGACTTGCGTGAAAAAGAATTAGAAAACAGAGCCGCCGGAACTCCTCACGAACAGCCGACTAATGAAAAATTCTCTCTAAGGAGAGCGATCCTAGCCCAGGTTGACAAAACAGAGCAAAGAGGTTCGGAAGCTAGTGTAATGGAAGAGGCTAAAAGCCTTCATTGTAGAGCAGGATTGCAGACTCCTAGGGGGATAATTGTTCCTTTAGAAATGAGGGCGGCATATACAGCCGGAACTGAGTCTCCAAAAAGGGTTGTTGTCGACAACGAACAACAGGAACTATTACTCCCACTGGAATCAAATCTAGTATTAGCACAAGCAGGAGTACGTATGCTTACAGGATTAGTCGGCGATATATCCTGGCCGTCCCATTCAGGAGTTAATGTATACTGGGAGGGCGAAAATGATGAAGCTCAAGATGGGGCCGGTACTTTTTCGGCAGGCACTGTATTTAAGCCTAACAGGCTAACAGCAGTAGTGGATATTTCTAAACAGCTTTTAATTCAAGAGAATCGCTCAATAGAGGGTATAGTACGTAGCCTATTAGCGCAAGCTTTAGCCCAAAAAGTGGAAGCCACAGCTCTTAGTAAAGCAGCTGCAACGGCAAATGTTCCTAATGGATTGTTTCAAGGAGATGTTCAATCTCTTGGTGCGATGAGTTGGCCGAATGTAGTGCAATTGGAAACAGAAGCTGATCTGAAAAATGCATTATTTGGGAATCTGGCATATATACTTCATCCTTCATTGGTTGGAGCTGCAAAAACCAAAGTAAAAGACACATCGGGTGCAGGAGGTTTCATTTTTGGAAATGAAGGTGTTGGTATGCTGAATGGATACCGTGCTCTTAGGACAAATAATATGCCTAAAGAACTAGGAGATAACGAAGACGAATTTGGAGCTGTTTTCGGAAACTGGGCTCACTTCTTCCTAGGTCAATGGGGAGCATTGGATATAATCACAGATCCTTACACACAAGCAGGTAAAGCAATGGTACGTATCATTGTTAACTCCTATTGGAATATGGGTAAGATCCGGGGCGAGTCATTCTCTGTAGCGTCCATGAAGTAA
- a CDS encoding HK97 family phage prohead protease, which translates to MEDNKREVRSTSYQVVSDEEKRTVEGYALLFDTPSTGLGFVEVIERGALDGVIEKSDVIAYLNHYENRGILARCKQGKGSMDLSVDEIGLKYRFEAPKTALGDELLENLRRGEIDTSSFAFTAAKDRWEKLSDGTWKRSISKIEKIYDVSPVYNAAYSATSVYLRGKDQAEEELRHQQEQAMKEYWQNLENQLNI; encoded by the coding sequence ATGGAAGATAATAAAAGAGAAGTAAGAAGTACGAGTTATCAGGTTGTTTCCGATGAGGAAAAACGTACCGTTGAGGGTTACGCTCTACTCTTCGATACTCCGAGTACAGGGCTTGGATTTGTAGAAGTGATTGAGCGGGGTGCGTTGGATGGAGTGATTGAAAAAAGTGACGTTATAGCTTATCTCAATCATTACGAGAATAGAGGGATATTAGCCCGCTGTAAGCAGGGAAAAGGGTCTATGGATCTTTCTGTTGATGAAATAGGGCTAAAATATAGATTCGAAGCCCCCAAAACTGCACTAGGTGATGAGTTGCTTGAAAATCTTAGACGTGGGGAGATAGATACAAGCTCATTTGCGTTTACAGCAGCTAAAGATCGATGGGAAAAGCTATCTGATGGAACATGGAAGAGATCTATAAGCAAGATAGAAAAAATATACGATGTGTCTCCGGTATACAATGCTGCATATTCTGCTACATCGGTATATCTGAGAGGCAAAGATCAAGCTGAGGAAGAATTACGCCATCAACAGGAACAAGCCATGAAAGAATACTGGCAAAACTTAGAAAATCAATTAAATATTTAA
- a CDS encoding phage portal protein: protein MKIFGIEIRKALKREISEVTASGYTGNSLFLGSRENAMLLSTVYRCVDVISDAVAQLPLETFSIDSDGFKRPYIDHPVYSLLNEEPNEDMTRFTFFKTMVASVILRGNAYAYIERDSRGNAIQLIYLQTHQVNIVWILDNSGIKRKRYQVVGFKELVEPKDMLHFLNFSYDGIVGVSTLTHARQTLGIATDSEAHAAGFFKGGGNAAGILTIDGARVNAEQKNQNYEEWKRRTDPTTGSPNGIVILEGNMKYQTLTINPKDAQLLESRQFNVVDICRFFSVSPVKAFDLREANYSTVEATQLAFLTDTAAPILTKIELELNRKLFKKSEKGRVKSEFNTSGFLRADKSAQGTYLNQMFQIGAMTPNEIRRENNLPKVEYGDNAFVQVNIQPLEKAIKTNPSEVEKNIKK from the coding sequence ATGAAAATATTCGGAATTGAAATACGTAAGGCACTAAAAAGAGAAATAAGCGAGGTTACTGCCTCCGGATATACAGGGAACTCTTTATTCCTGGGTAGCAGGGAGAATGCCATGTTGTTAAGCACAGTGTATCGTTGTGTCGATGTGATATCGGATGCTGTGGCACAGCTGCCGCTCGAAACATTTAGCATAGATTCAGACGGATTCAAGCGTCCATATATCGATCATCCTGTATATTCTTTGTTGAATGAGGAACCAAACGAAGATATGACGAGGTTTACTTTCTTTAAAACGATGGTAGCCTCAGTTATACTAAGAGGTAATGCGTATGCTTATATAGAGAGAGATAGCAGGGGTAACGCTATACAATTGATATACCTTCAAACACATCAAGTAAATATAGTCTGGATACTGGATAACTCCGGAATAAAGAGAAAAAGATATCAAGTTGTAGGATTTAAGGAGCTTGTTGAACCTAAAGACATGTTGCATTTCTTAAATTTCTCGTATGATGGCATTGTGGGCGTCTCAACGTTGACTCATGCTAGACAAACGCTAGGCATTGCGACGGATTCGGAGGCTCATGCAGCGGGATTTTTTAAAGGAGGGGGTAACGCAGCAGGTATTTTGACAATAGATGGAGCTCGCGTAAATGCAGAACAAAAGAATCAAAACTATGAAGAGTGGAAAAGACGTACTGACCCAACAACCGGATCTCCTAATGGTATTGTTATTCTGGAAGGAAATATGAAGTATCAAACGTTAACCATAAATCCGAAAGATGCGCAATTATTAGAATCGAGGCAGTTTAATGTTGTGGATATATGCAGATTCTTCTCGGTTTCCCCGGTTAAAGCTTTTGATTTAAGGGAGGCGAACTATTCAACGGTAGAAGCCACACAGTTAGCATTCTTGACAGATACAGCTGCACCGATTCTAACGAAAATAGAATTGGAGTTAAATAGAAAATTATTTAAAAAATCGGAAAAAGGAAGGGTAAAATCTGAATTCAATACTTCAGGTTTCCTACGGGCCGACAAATCAGCACAAGGAACTTACCTAAACCAGATGTTCCAAATCGGAGCTATGACGCCAAATGAGATTAGAAGAGAAAATAATCTCCCTAAAGTTGAATATGGGGATAATGCTTTTGTGCAGGTAAATATTCAGCCTTTAGAGAAAGCAATAAAAACAAATCCATCTGAAGTAGAGAAAAATATAAAGAAATAG